The Gadus morhua chromosome 10, gadMor3.0, whole genome shotgun sequence genome segment aaaaacagaaattcTAACTTTTTTAAATCCCATGTAGCTTTTCTCCTCAGCACTTGTTAGTTCACACTTAGAGAGCGATAACCTTGGAGGATTTTCCATCGAAGATGTGAAGAAAGAGATCAAAAGAGGGAGCAAACTGGTGAGTGTCCAAAGTTAAATGAATTTATTTGCAAAGCTTCACTGAAATACTTAACGACTTTTGGACCTACAACCAAATCAACTCCTAATGTCATTAATTACATTGTGTACAgcagaaacacagaaaacatGTCTGCCTCCCTCGTCTTTTGTTCTAAATTAGCCTGAATACAAACGTATTCTAAATACAAAAAGATCCCTTATAATGTTTGTTTTAactttgccgtgtgtgtgtgtgtgtgtgtgtgtgtgtgtgtgtgtgtgtgtgtgtgtgtgtgtgtgtgtgtgtgtgtgtgtgtgtgtgtgtgtgtgtgtgtgtgtgtgtgtgtgtgtgggggttaaAGATGTGCTCCTCGTGTCATCGACCCGGGGCGACAATCGGCTGCGATGTGAGGACATGCCGGAGGACATATCATTACTACTGCGCGCTGAAAGACCGTGCGCAGATCAAAGAGAATCCCTCGCAAGGGATCTTTCTGTGGGTCACATTTCACACAACGCCATCAGTAAAGATACAGAAGTACAGAATGAGATAAAAAAATGAAGAtcaatctttttttcttctctttctttgaTGCAGTGTTTATTGTCGCAAACACAGAGATGCCTCCCGGGATGGTCCTGAAGGTAACGTGATCATCAGGAGGGTTTTATTTATAACATGACTTCTACATGTGGAAATAACATTCCTTTCCTTTGGCAAAGTGCTTAACAATAAGAGGAATTGTTTTGAAAGAGTTCAGACTATTCAGCTTCATACTACCATTGGCTGATAAGCTGCTATGGCCGCACACTAAATTGACAGGCTTTACTTTTTAACAAATGGAAAAGCAAATTAATTTGTCTTTTTCTGAGATTCTGCATACATTTGATTATAGATGGACATACTACGACAACAATACATTTGACTTAAAGTATTACCAACAATGTGCACTTTCATTTGGTCTCaatatttaaacatttaaaaaaaaagtcaacaaCATGTAGTAGAGTAAATATGTGTTGAGCTCACAGAAGTTCCATCAGTGTCTCACACCAAAATGTATGAAGGAGAAAATGTGTCAAACGCTTCTAAAAGTAAATCCTTCCTACATGATGTTTCTTGGTAAACTCAACATCAAAATAAACTGATGTTTCAGTTTATTTCTTCGCTTGGGGCTACGTTGTTACAttcgtttttttattaatgatTATGTTTCCATTCTAGACGAAGAGGAGGACGTGGCCAATGAGTCCGACTCGTCCCCTCCCCAAAGTAAGGGCCGTGGAAGGTTTGAGAAGGGCAGAAACAAGCTGGGGTCTCACGGCCAGTCAGAAGATGGATGCTCTACCTCCTCCCAAGGTGCAGACGAGGAGCGGTCGTCACATGTAAGACCACAAGCCCCTTCTTTGGTTTGGTAGTAAATCACCCAATGTTACGGTGTAGTAAGCTTTATGTCAGCTGGGCGAGAGAGGAGACGGGGACAGTATTGACGTCCCAGTAAGACTGAGACTCTGCGGCTCGCATGACTTAGAAGGACCAGACACAGAGGACTCGCACGGCTACAGTTTCCTACACTTGGTGAAAGAACTTTGTTTTGCAAATGCACGGTGGAGGACTGAACGACTGGATCAAAGTGTGGGCTGGTCGCCTTTGACTGACGACACACCCCAGTGGGCCAACAATGTACCGGTATGGtttatctgagagagagagctgcccGCATACGATGACTGTGGTCACCCTAGATAGGTAAGATCGCTCTCATCCAGGGAAGTTCAGGGCCACGTTTCAAGTTGACTGCAACGCGTAGGGAGAGACGCTAGTTTACGGCCTTGCTAACCTTATTAGAACGAGTACGGTAGGTGTAGCTCGTGACACCCAAGCAAACATTAACATTGTCCCTAATGACTTGTTAACAACAGATGCATAAcccttacatttacattcaattTCAGCGAGACCGGTCACCACTGAGGGCTAGCCCTGGAGAAAGCGGGCAGCGCTGTGGGTTCTGCCACGCAGGGGATGAGGAGAACCAAACCAGGGGTGTGCTCCACACTGATAATGCAAAGAAGGTGGCAGCACACTACAGGTGTATGGTAAGTGCAGAACATCCCAATGCTTGCGGTTCAAGGGAACCTTTCGGGGTGTGTTAAACCAATgttaattttgtttttaacccCTCACCACTTTTCTATCCCAGTTGTTTTCATCTGGGACCGTTCAGCTAACCACTACTTCACGCGCCGAGTTTGGAAATTTCGATGTCAAAACGGTCCTCCAGGAAAttaagagagggaaaagaatgGTGTGTAGCTCAGCTATTACAAATGGCATTTAAACTAATTTCTTTGGATTAAATTGAATACCAAATCATTTTTACTTCTGTTTTTCAGAAATGTACGCTCTGCAGTCAGTTAGGCGCAACGATCGGGTGTGAGATCAAGGCATGTGCGAAGACCTACCATTATCACTGCGGCCTGCAGGATAAAGCCAAATATATTGAAAATATGGCCCGTGGCATCTACAAGTAAGCACAAACTCGACATAAATCATCATCAGTTTTATGTAATTACAGCTGTGGTTATTATTGAGTTGGATACATTAGTTCCATATCACACCGAAAGGATCATGATATATTATGTGTTTATCGGTTTTAAGACTATACTGCAAGAATCACAGCGGCAACGAGGAAAGAgatgaggaagacgaggagagagagaatcgcAGTCGAGAGCGTGCTGCAAATGACCGTGCAGCATCACTAACTGAGTCGCAACTAAACGGACACTAGGGTAatatactggtcatacaataTCATCTTCCATATttacctttttaaatgtttattcaCTATTCTGCAAGTTAATGTTGCGAATAATTCAAAGGATTTGCAAATGCAATATCACAAAATAACTCACACTAATGAAAATAATATAACGTTTTGCATGTTAGTTAAAATAATGGTTGTTCTGGTGTTCCCCACTTTTTATAGGTTAAAGAAGCGGTTCACATATTTAGGGCAGAAGAAGAGTTCAAAGATGGGGCAAAAAATTATCTATTTTTAATTACTGAATCTTGGCCAAAAGAAAGTCCCCCAAAGATTCTTCCAGGGGACAGACATGTCATGAGGATATGCAGCAGTTGTCTTCATGAGACCTTCGTCAAGTTAAACAATTTTCCTGCCCATGGATCGCCCCATCATTCCTTGGTCCTCGGTTTTGGGCAAAGTAAAGGCATATGTAATTTTACCACAAAATGATATTTGTTTGGACGGGTCTTTTGATTGCCATATATCCTGCCTATTTGCCCCATTGTTTACATTTAACTTGCCTAGACAGACATATTCTTCCTATAGCCTCGCTTCTGATGGATTTGCGTTTAAGAGGGTTGTACTTCTTATTTTCTATATATGAAGCCGTGCGATTTGATTGATCGTGTCTTATGGTCTGGAAGCCCTTCTTTCTTTGTATGTAACATTTTGCTACTGTATCATCACCGTGAATGATTTTGAATATTTGAACTCATACAGTCACAATTAAAGTTTTTTGCCAGCATGCACTTGTATCTCTCCACTATTAAATATggtattttttatgtttctttttaagTGCTCTTCCCCCCTGTACTCCCtgaaatgtaaccatgaaattggaaaaataatgttttattttacacTTAAGCTTTTGTGTTGCCTGATTGCATCAGGGGATAAGAAAGATCCTTTTGCTGCTTTGCTCTAATAGGCCTATTGATCTTAACCGGTGGTGTCTACTCATCGCTCTCTACACAATGCAACTACTACATTTTGGTTAAAGACAAAATAGCAGAATTAAATAAATGATCAATAACACTTTTCTATTTAAAACCCAATTGTTGCAACTTACTGACTGCAGAGTGTAGCCTACATTTAATAAACTAAACGAAATACTATAGACCTATTGTGTACCGAGAGGCCAAACTACATACCACCAACATAATGTAGTTCCCCTTTCCCCCATGGGCGTTACTTAAAAACGGCCAGTCCCCCTGTCTGCCCACCCTCTTTCTGCGACAAGGCTATCTACAGCGGAAAAGCCGTCATAGCAACGTAGTATGCTAGCAAGCGCCGTGTCTGGAATAAGCGTGAGGTCTCTGTGACTACCTTTAGCGGAACTCAGGAAATCATTCAGAACTCGGTTGTGGAGTGCGTAAAACCGACTGATATTCTCATGGCGACACCAGGCTCATCTGTTGTGGTAAGTTCTTCTTAACAGTAGGAATGAGCCGAGGACAAACGCTTAGGGGGTTACTATGGGGTTGGGTGCCAGGGTTTTGATTATGTTAGCTGAAGGAATACCCCAAATACCAATTAACTCCTAGTAAAATAACCCGTTATTTTAACTTCCTGGTTTATTACCCGTTCCGGGTCCATAGACGGACCAACATCAGACCGCGGAGGTACTTGCGTTTCAGCGGGGCCTGCGTCGTCTTGAAACTCGCGTGCTCCACGCATGGCACATGTGACGTTAGCGAGCGCACACACCCGTGCCTTAAAACCTTTCAATGGTAATGCATATTAGCGGAAAATACAAAACCACGCATGCCAAGCTCACATGCATACAGTGGTTGGTTCGAATGTGTCAAATCGCTATTTGATACTTGATGATTCAATCTATGAATCGATCTActtagaaacaaaaacaacctaAATAAAGCAAttcaatatcttttttttttttttacctaggTAGGGTTATGGATAAATGTAGATTTTCAATAGGTTGAGAAGGTTAAATGGTTTAACAGACGTTATAACGTTGCAAGTGACCTTCACCCACAGATAACCCAGAATCTACCCATGAATGGTTCACAACAATTTGTCTGTACTCCCAGGTTAGGGCTATTTCTGTTGTGTTCAATAGTGTTTGCCATTCAATTACAGAAGGGTTACCTTTattgaataatttaaaaaaatatcggAATTATCGTCTGTTGCATTCCCCGAAACGAATTCTATCCATACAAGGAAAGACGCTACAAAGTAAACAATTAATTATTTTCACGCCCCAAAACGACAGCCGATCCTTCACATAACGTCCCCACGGCCACAGCTGCTGGCTATTTTAAAACAAGCAACCAAAACTATAGCACCACCACCATGGGAAGCAATCTTTGCTTCCTTTTGCTACTGTGAGAAAATAACCACTGCTGATTAAGTTCTGGGACACTGTATGTTACAATGTTAATCCGTCTGGTACCGTTTATTCTGTCAAGACCACCTTGTCGTCAAAAATTATCTAGCTTCACGTGATTGTCAGCGCTATCTAGCAATTGGATTTTAGAAATGCAGCAAATAGCATGTTTCGGAATTACTGGAAGGAGCCAATGTTTTTGTTGTTAGTACTCATAGTAGCACTGTTAACGAGAGCTGAAGAACGTCATATACATGGTAGTGCAAATAATATCATTACTTGGAAGTTGGTTCAATACAATAATACAGCAATTTAATTTTACTATGACTTATTTAGGTTTAGGTCGTGTGAGCCACACATCTGATTTCCCGAATGTACTATAATAGCTTTTTGGGGAACATTATTTTGAGCAGAAAGTGCACGTGCATACAGACACagtcatacacacgcacagacactcgCCCACTCTTTTAAATTCCTTCCTTGCAACATGCGATTGCATGTTAAGAGTTTTGCAAGCCTTCCCTTGTCTTCTCATTACTTTAACGAATAAACATGCGTTTCATTGTATTTCAGCTCAGTGATGAAGAGAAGGGCTATGACCTGGACCTTTTCTGCATACCAAAGCACTATGCTGCTGACTTGGAGAGGGTTTACATCCCACACGGGCTCATCCTGGACAGGTTGGTATCTCATACTGGGGAAAAGTGTTCTATCCTCACAATACATCCTGACAATACATTTAGCTATAGCGCTGCCCTCATGACAATCGGTAATAAAAAAGCCTGACCTTGTTTGCTGAATCAGGTCAATGCTTGATTTGACTTAAGTTTATGATGCTTTAAAAATAACTGTCCCATCTTTGCTCCCTaaactccccccctccaccttggACATCCCCCCTAACAGGACCGAGAGGCTGGCTAGGGAGATCATGAAGGACATGGGGGGCCACCACATCGTGGCCTTGTGTGTGCTCAAGGGGGGCTACAAGTTCTTCGCTGATCTGTTGGACTACATCAAAGCCCTGAACAGGAATAGTGACCAGTCGATCCCGATGACGGTGGACTTCATCCGTCTGAAGAGCTACAGTGTAATTATACTTTTTCTGGGATTACTTCATGTGTATGAGTGGCGGCGCGGCGGGTGCTTCTGTCTGAGGTTTGGTGGCACCCTTAGGGGTGTAGGCACAAATAAAGCCTTTGTCTATATGTTAAGAAACCACATAGCGCTCTCCTCTTATTAATGTGGGTCATTAacgggtcggcttagctcaggaggtagagcagctgTCTTGTAACCGacaggttgctagttcgatccccctgagtgttggtgtgtccaactgagcaagacacttaaccctaactgctcctgacaagctggGTGTCGCCTTGCATGTTGATTCTgccgtcaatgtgtgtattaactgatgtaagttgctttggataaaggcgtctcctaaatgccctaattgtaatcaATGTGACCCTGCTTGATGATCTCTTCACAGAATGACCAGTCCACAGGGGATATAAAAGTAATAGGTGGGGACGACCTGTCTACACTCACAGGAAAGGTGAGCATTGAAATGCCGTACATATGGCATTGCCATGCGATGAATGCCATACATACATAATTTTTTTcagattatttttaaatatttgtgcACATATTTAACTTCAGTAGGTTAACTATTTAACTGCTGTAGGAATTTAACCTACTTTCACCACTGTGTTTAACTTCACTCAGCATTATTCTGGAAGAAGAGGGCTAGAACTGTATCATAATACACGTGTCAAGCAGTTTAAATCCAATTAACTGTTGCAGCCCTGAAAAAACAACATTCAGCCGTGTTTATATGATTATGTCagtttattgttattttaacCAGGGTCAATGTTCTTGCTTTGTTTGTCTTTCCCAAACAGAACGTCCTGATCGTGGAGGTAAGTCTGCTCTCCCTATTTGCTTTAGTTAGTCTTAAACTTTTACATGCTCCCCTCATTAATGATAAAAACTCCCTTTCTTCTCTCAAGGATATTATCGATACAGGGAAGACAATGATGACATTGTTGCAACTACTTAAGCAGTACAAACCCAAAATGGTTAAAGTAGCAAGGTAAGGTTTTGCATGTTGCCGTCTTCAAATCTAACCTAAATTaacataaatgtttttattgtgcAATATGTGGTTTGTCTACATTGCCCTACAATGGCAAACAGCCTTATATGCATccaaagagaaacaaaaatgcAGAAACTGAACTCTGAATGGCTGTAGAGGCAAGACAATGGCAGTTCAACAGCATGAAGTAACTGGTtcttcaattattttatttttttccaacatTCTCAAACAAAAGAAACAGTTCAGATCTCGGTACATAAAAGATTAACTTTAGAATTTTGttgttaattattttatttagatgTCTATTACATTCATTTTAAATTAGAAGATAAAAAAAGACCAGGAAACAAACCAGAAGTATTATTTTGTTCCATTTCAATTGAGTTAAACCAAGATTATGAATTAAGGCcctgacacacaaaaacaacttcAAAGAACTAGCCATGAGCCAGGCCAACTGTTGCATTGCCTGTCTTGGCCATAAAGTGGCCTTTCAACACACCGCAAAGACTACTAAGCCAAGTATGTTCTGCGCCTGCGTGAGAGGAGATAACTCCCTACCAGCATTTAGAGGAAgtctgtattagtgtgtgtgtgtgtgtgtgtgcgtgtatatatatatatatatatatattagtgctgtcaagcgattaaaataatttatcgcgattaatcgcattaatatcatagttaactcacgattaatcacaaatgttttttctatgctaaatatcccttgatttctttgtccaattgatttttctc includes the following:
- the phf6 gene encoding PHD finger protein 6, with the protein product MSVQRKGAAAHLPKCAFCRTNRDKECGQLLLSDNQKVAAHHKCMLFSSALVSSHLESDNLGGFSIEDVKKEIKRGSKLMCSSCHRPGATIGCDVRTCRRTYHYYCALKDRAQIKENPSQGIFLVYCRKHRDASRDGPEDEEEDVANESDSSPPQSKGRGRFEKGRNKLGSHGQSEDGCSTSSQGADEERSSHRDRSPLRASPGESGQRCGFCHAGDEENQTRGVLHTDNAKKVAAHYRCMLFSSGTVQLTTTSRAEFGNFDVKTVLQEIKRGKRMKCTLCSQLGATIGCEIKACAKTYHYHCGLQDKAKYIENMARGIYKLYCKNHSGNEERDEEDEERENRSRERAANDRAASLTESQLNGH
- the hprt1 gene encoding hypoxanthine-guanine phosphoribosyltransferase; the protein is MATPGSSVVLSDEEKGYDLDLFCIPKHYAADLERVYIPHGLILDRTERLAREIMKDMGGHHIVALCVLKGGYKFFADLLDYIKALNRNSDQSIPMTVDFIRLKSYSNDQSTGDIKVIGGDDLSTLTGKNVLIVEDIIDTGKTMMTLLQLLKQYKPKMVKVASLLVKRTPRSVGYRPDFVGFEIPDKFVVGYALDYNEYFRDLNHICVISESGKEKYKA